One Streptomyces lincolnensis genomic region harbors:
- a CDS encoding PLP-dependent aminotransferase family protein: MNDYRRIADRLADDIAEGRLRPGERLPPQRAFARRHGIAGSTAGRVYAELVRRGLVVGEVGRGTFVRASPAGPGGERGIVESATSAPVNLELNYPSAPGQSELLAPGLAPLLRPDVLTEALRPAAVAGTPAAREAAAGLLATPGWRPAPERFLFTGNARQAIAAALASLVRPGGRVGVEALTYPVVKEIAARLGITLVPLATDEGGMCPGAVAAAHRAAPLSALYVQPTLHNPTSLTMSGDRRHRLARTVEELNLPVVEDRIWSFLADPPDAEPLAALAPGLTHVVDGLSKRVAPGLTVGLLVVPPHRTDEVAAAVRSGGWSAGRFAVEAAVRWLADGTVDRLVAAKRADAEGRQRIVAEELRGFRVRSDPRAYYAWWELPAPWRADTFTAAAAAHGIALTPGPAFVVDPHRTPDAVRLGLASAPVPDLRRALRTLADVAARGAAGRSGR; encoded by the coding sequence GTGAACGACTACCGGCGGATCGCCGACCGCCTCGCCGACGACATCGCCGAGGGCCGGCTCAGACCGGGCGAACGACTGCCGCCGCAAAGGGCGTTCGCGCGACGGCACGGGATCGCCGGGTCCACGGCGGGCCGGGTCTACGCCGAACTCGTGCGGCGGGGACTGGTCGTCGGGGAGGTCGGCCGGGGAACCTTCGTACGGGCGAGCCCGGCGGGGCCGGGTGGCGAGCGGGGAATCGTGGAGTCGGCGACCTCTGCGCCCGTGAACCTGGAGCTCAACTACCCTTCCGCGCCCGGCCAGTCGGAGCTGCTCGCCCCGGGCCTCGCGCCGCTGCTGCGCCCCGACGTGCTCACCGAGGCGCTGCGCCCGGCCGCCGTCGCCGGTACCCCCGCCGCCCGGGAGGCGGCCGCCGGACTGCTGGCCACCCCCGGGTGGCGTCCGGCGCCCGAGCGGTTCCTGTTCACGGGCAACGCCCGGCAGGCGATCGCCGCCGCCCTCGCCTCGCTGGTCCGGCCGGGCGGCCGGGTCGGCGTCGAGGCGCTGACGTATCCCGTGGTCAAGGAGATCGCGGCCCGGCTCGGCATCACCCTCGTGCCGCTGGCCACCGACGAGGGCGGGATGTGCCCCGGCGCGGTGGCCGCCGCCCACCGCGCGGCGCCCCTGTCCGCGCTCTACGTCCAGCCGACGCTGCACAACCCGACCTCCCTGACCATGAGCGGCGACCGACGGCACCGACTCGCCCGCACCGTCGAGGAGTTGAACCTCCCCGTCGTGGAGGACCGCATCTGGTCCTTCCTCGCCGACCCGCCCGACGCCGAGCCGCTCGCCGCCCTCGCGCCCGGCCTCACCCATGTCGTCGACGGCCTCTCCAAGCGGGTCGCGCCCGGCCTCACCGTCGGCCTCCTCGTCGTACCGCCGCACCGGACCGACGAGGTGGCCGCCGCCGTCCGCTCGGGCGGGTGGAGCGCGGGGCGGTTCGCGGTGGAGGCGGCCGTGCGGTGGCTGGCGGACGGGACGGTGGACCGGCTGGTCGCCGCGAAACGGGCGGACGCCGAGGGCAGGCAGCGGATCGTCGCCGAGGAACTGCGCGGGTTCCGCGTACGGTCCGACCCGCGCGCCTACTACGCCTGGTGGGAGCTGCCCGCGCCCTGGCGCGCGGACACCTTCACGGCCGCCGCGGCGGCGCACGGGATCGCCCTCACGCCGGGACCCGCTTTCGTGGTGGACCCGCACCGCACCCCGGACGCGGTCAGGCTCGGGCTCGCGTCGGCTCCGGTGCCGGATCTGCGGCGGGCGCTGCGGACGCTCGCCGACGTCGCGGCCCGGGGAGCAGCCGGCCGTAGCGGCCGGTGA
- a CDS encoding SH3 domain-containing protein: protein MRSTPALRILAAALFTGGTLAVSALGGTAAAAPPTYAEGRGGGHPIWGTIVSGTALNVRAAPTTHSAVVDRLSPGSQDRVECMVRGQSVNGNPHWYWFVGARGWVSAAFVDTGGRWVPTCADPCPQWKNGDWHNADRSDPSWNESWAVAAAGSWSASGSASWSASGSWSFSASGSSSGGWDWVPVGR, encoded by the coding sequence ATGCGCAGCACTCCGGCCCTGCGGATCCTGGCCGCGGCCCTGTTCACCGGCGGAACCCTCGCCGTATCGGCGCTGGGTGGTACGGCGGCGGCAGCCCCGCCCACGTACGCCGAGGGGCGCGGTGGCGGCCATCCGATCTGGGGCACCATCGTCTCCGGCACCGCCCTCAACGTCAGAGCGGCGCCCACCACGCACTCCGCCGTCGTCGACCGGCTCTCGCCGGGCAGCCAGGACCGCGTCGAGTGCATGGTCCGCGGCCAGAGCGTCAACGGCAATCCGCACTGGTACTGGTTCGTCGGCGCCCGGGGATGGGTGAGCGCCGCGTTCGTCGACACCGGCGGACGCTGGGTGCCGACCTGCGCGGACCCCTGTCCGCAGTGGAAGAACGGCGACTGGCACAACGCCGACCGGAGCGACCCGAGCTGGAACGAGTCCTGGGCCGTCGCGGCCGCCGGCTCCTGGAGCGCGTCGGGCTCCGCGTCCTGGAGCGCCTCCGGTTCCTGGAGTTTCAGTGCCTCCGGATCCTCATCGGGCGGCTGGGACTGGGTCCCCGTCGGCCGGTGA
- a CDS encoding PP2C family protein-serine/threonine phosphatase yields MLRVRGRGVAWLAPLLLLVAIVVIDFNTTGEFRIISWIVLVPGIAAAICGVGVTAAFAVVSLAAYFVVDGAWPHQYRIGLSDFVLVGIGGLLATLACTVRVRGERRMLHMRDIAETVRRTVLRELPPGWGGLDHAAVYLAADTEARVGGDFYDIQPGLHGTRVLLGDVQGKGLGAVEAAAALLGTFREAAYHEPDLATVAERLEIRMRRHGIHRTALGREDGDRFATAVLLGFPAGERDVVEAVVFGHEPALAVGPSGVRPLPPGDGLPLGLGELAHDLLPRVHRVRLDADTTLLLTTDGVTEARDGEGCFYPLGEEVARAVADDPRAAEPRRLVALVRDGTLRHCGGRLADDTTVFAVRRREGSPGPESAGKGRLQS; encoded by the coding sequence ATGCTGCGGGTGCGCGGGCGCGGCGTCGCCTGGCTGGCCCCGCTGCTCCTGCTGGTCGCCATCGTCGTCATCGACTTCAACACGACCGGCGAGTTCCGGATCATCTCCTGGATCGTGCTGGTGCCCGGCATCGCCGCCGCGATCTGCGGGGTGGGCGTCACGGCCGCCTTCGCCGTCGTCTCGCTCGCCGCGTACTTCGTGGTGGACGGCGCCTGGCCGCACCAGTACCGGATCGGCCTCTCCGACTTCGTCCTCGTCGGCATCGGCGGCCTCCTCGCCACCCTCGCCTGCACGGTCCGGGTCCGCGGTGAGCGCCGCATGCTGCACATGCGGGACATCGCCGAGACGGTCCGCCGTACCGTGCTGCGCGAACTGCCGCCCGGCTGGGGCGGTCTCGACCACGCGGCCGTCTATCTCGCCGCCGACACCGAGGCCCGTGTGGGCGGCGACTTCTACGACATCCAGCCCGGCCTGCACGGCACCCGCGTCCTCCTCGGAGACGTCCAGGGCAAGGGGCTCGGCGCGGTCGAGGCGGCGGCCGCGCTGCTCGGCACGTTCCGCGAGGCCGCCTACCACGAGCCGGACCTCGCGACCGTCGCCGAACGCCTGGAGATCCGGATGCGCCGGCACGGCATCCACCGCACCGCGCTGGGCCGCGAGGACGGCGACCGGTTCGCGACGGCGGTGCTGCTCGGCTTCCCCGCGGGGGAGCGGGACGTCGTGGAGGCCGTCGTCTTCGGCCACGAACCGGCGCTGGCGGTCGGTCCTTCGGGCGTACGGCCGCTGCCGCCGGGGGACGGACTCCCGCTCGGGCTCGGGGAGTTGGCGCACGACCTGCTGCCGCGGGTGCACCGGGTCCGGCTGGACGCGGACACCACCCTGCTGCTGACCACCGACGGTGTGACCGAGGCCCGGGACGGGGAGGGGTGCTTCTATCCGCTCGGCGAGGAGGTCGCCCGGGCCGTCGCCGACGATCCGCGGGCCGCCGAACCGCGGCGGCTGGTCGCCCTGGTTCGCGACGGCACGCTGCGGCACTGCGGCGGGCGGCTGGCCGATGACACGACGGTGTTCGCGGTACGGCGACGGGAGGGGTCCCCGGGTCCCGAAAGCGCCGGAAAGGGACGTTTGCAGTCCTGA
- a CDS encoding amidohydrolase — protein MTSPAARTALDLTADLPVSALEDFYRDLHRHPELSLDEHRTAAKLTERLRRAGYDTTDGIGGTGVAGVLRNGDGPVVLLRADMDALPVQEETGLPYASETPGLMHACGHDLHVTWLVGAAEALSAGRDTWSGTLLLVGQPAEETGLGAARMMADGLYERFPRPDVLLGQHAAPGPAGLYAHVPGLILSASTDIDIVVHGVGGHGSRPETAVDPVVTACFLVTRLQTIVSREVAAGESAVLTVGRIEAGTLPNIIPASARISLNIRTQSEHVRTRMIEAVRRIAAGECAAAGCPREPEVTVGSSFPATVNDSETDRRVSSVHAEVFGAATVLAPGPAMGSEDFPRLAAGGLPYAYWFVTTTPPDVWATAPGDDLHHKLAAVPSNHSPHFTPDLTTVAPGVRALVSGALTLLN, from the coding sequence ATGACGTCTCCCGCCGCCCGCACCGCGCTGGACCTCACCGCCGATCTCCCGGTGTCCGCCCTGGAGGACTTCTACCGGGACCTGCACCGCCACCCCGAGCTGTCCCTGGACGAACACCGCACGGCGGCGAAGCTCACCGAGCGCCTGCGCCGTGCCGGGTACGACACCACCGACGGCATCGGCGGTACGGGCGTCGCGGGCGTCCTGCGCAACGGGGACGGACCGGTCGTCCTGCTGCGCGCCGACATGGACGCGCTGCCGGTCCAGGAGGAGACCGGGCTGCCGTACGCCTCCGAGACACCCGGGCTGATGCACGCCTGCGGGCACGATCTGCACGTGACGTGGCTGGTGGGGGCGGCCGAGGCGCTGTCCGCGGGGCGGGACACCTGGTCCGGAACCCTCCTGCTGGTGGGCCAGCCCGCCGAGGAGACGGGCCTCGGCGCGGCCCGCATGATGGCCGACGGCCTCTACGAGCGTTTCCCGCGCCCGGACGTCCTGCTCGGCCAGCACGCGGCGCCCGGTCCCGCCGGTCTGTACGCCCACGTACCGGGCCTGATCCTCTCCGCCTCCACGGACATCGACATAGTCGTCCACGGAGTGGGCGGCCACGGCTCACGTCCCGAGACGGCCGTCGACCCGGTGGTCACGGCCTGCTTCCTGGTCACCCGGCTCCAGACGATCGTCTCCCGCGAGGTGGCGGCCGGGGAGTCGGCGGTCCTGACGGTGGGCCGCATCGAGGCGGGCACCCTCCCGAACATCATCCCGGCCTCGGCGCGCATCTCCCTGAACATCCGCACCCAGTCCGAGCACGTCCGCACCCGCATGATCGAAGCGGTACGGCGGATCGCGGCCGGTGAGTGCGCGGCGGCGGGCTGCCCGCGCGAGCCGGAGGTCACGGTCGGCTCGTCCTTCCCGGCGACCGTCAACGACTCCGAGACCGACCGACGGGTCTCCTCCGTCCATGCCGAGGTCTTCGGCGCCGCGACGGTCCTCGCCCCCGGGCCCGCCATGGGCAGCGAGGACTTCCCCCGCCTCGCCGCGGGCGGACTCCCCTACGCCTACTGGTTCGTCACCACCACCCCGCCCGACGTGTGGGCCACGGCCCCCGGCGACGACCTCCACCACAAACTCGCGGCGGTCCCCAGCAACCACAGCCCCCACTTCACCCCGGACCTGACCACGGTCGCCCCGGGCGTGCGGGCGTTGGTGTCGGGTGCGCTGACGTTGCTGAACTAG
- a CDS encoding mechanosensitive ion channel family protein: MAGSVSTLSSTLSIDFTQGLNDAWSKVAQFVPKLVAFLIVLAIGWFVSKLIARVLDRVLRKVGSERLSERAGTERVLRDSSYDMTGIVCKIVYYALMLITLQLALGVFGTNPVSTMINGIVAWLPRGIVAVVLVVVAMAIANAVRTIVAGALSSTSYGRTVATVMWGCVLALGVIAALGQAGIARDVTRPLLYAALGTVAGILVVGVGGGMIQPMRQRWERMLTSVETESTRAKGSMAAYQAGREDAMRNQPVRERTDMPGMQGGTGTGTGTGTGMGTDTGMPPRPTDM; encoded by the coding sequence ATGGCCGGCTCTGTCTCCACCCTCTCCTCGACCCTCTCCATAGATTTCACCCAGGGACTGAACGACGCCTGGTCCAAGGTCGCCCAGTTCGTGCCGAAGCTCGTCGCCTTCCTGATCGTCCTGGCGATCGGCTGGTTCGTCTCGAAGCTGATCGCCCGCGTCCTGGACCGCGTGCTGCGCAAGGTCGGCTCCGAACGCCTGTCGGAACGGGCGGGCACGGAACGGGTGCTGCGGGACTCCTCGTACGACATGACGGGAATCGTCTGCAAGATCGTCTACTACGCGCTGATGCTGATCACCCTCCAGCTCGCGCTCGGCGTCTTCGGCACCAACCCCGTCTCCACGATGATCAACGGCATCGTCGCCTGGCTGCCGCGCGGCATCGTCGCCGTCGTCCTCGTCGTGGTCGCCATGGCCATCGCCAACGCGGTGCGCACCATCGTCGCCGGTGCGCTGTCGTCGACGTCGTACGGCCGTACGGTCGCCACCGTGATGTGGGGCTGCGTCCTCGCCCTCGGCGTCATCGCCGCCCTCGGCCAGGCGGGCATCGCCCGGGACGTCACCCGGCCCCTGCTGTACGCGGCGCTCGGCACCGTCGCGGGCATCCTGGTCGTCGGTGTCGGCGGCGGCATGATCCAACCGATGCGGCAGCGCTGGGAGCGGATGCTGACCAGCGTGGAGACGGAGTCCACCCGCGCGAAGGGCAGCATGGCCGCCTACCAGGCGGGCCGCGAGGACGCGATGCGCAACCAGCCGGTGCGGGAGCGGACGGACATGCCGGGCATGCAGGGCGGCACAGGCACAGGCACAGGCACAGGCACAGGCATGGGCACGGACACCGGGATGCCGCCGAGGCCGACCGACATGTGA